The Sphingopyxis fribergensis genome contains a region encoding:
- the metG gene encoding methionine--tRNA ligase, with translation MSENTEPFYITTAISYPNGRPHIGHAYEAIATDVMARFQRARGRDVRLITGTDEHGLKMFQTARDQGRATIDLADEMSGYFREMYARLNISYDNFMRTSDATHHAASQAIWRAMEANGDLYLDRYEGWYSVRDEAFYDESELTDGEGGIRLSPQGTPVEWTVEESWFFRLSRYQDKLLALYNDNPDFIRPETRRNEVMRFVEGGLKDLSVSRTSFDWGVPVPGSPGHVMYVWVDALTTYLSGLGYPDPDSDFGTFWPANIHMIGKDIVRFHAVYWPAFLMSANLPLPKQVFGHGFLLNRGEKMSKSLGNVVDPMALADQFGVDALRYYLLREVSFGQDGTYSADAIVRTANADLANSFGNLAQRSLSMIFKNLHGKLSVDYSPANDDIDLLADLTDMAAARLPREFEQLAFSVGIEDWIRAVFACNQYVDTQAPWALRKTDPERMRAVLMTLFRAVRTLAIAIRPVVPAAADNLLDQMGIAEDARNSAALADNDWFAKLSASGFTVGQPVAIFPRLELPEGEGEV, from the coding sequence ATGTCCGAAAACACCGAACCTTTCTATATCACCACGGCGATCAGCTACCCCAACGGCCGTCCGCATATCGGCCACGCCTATGAAGCGATTGCGACCGACGTCATGGCACGTTTCCAGCGCGCGCGCGGCCGTGACGTGCGGCTCATCACCGGCACTGACGAGCATGGGCTGAAGATGTTCCAGACCGCACGCGACCAGGGCCGCGCGACGATCGACCTTGCCGACGAAATGTCGGGATATTTCCGTGAGATGTACGCTAGACTGAACATCAGCTATGACAATTTCATGCGCACGTCGGACGCCACGCATCACGCCGCGTCGCAGGCGATCTGGCGCGCGATGGAAGCGAATGGCGATCTTTATCTCGACCGCTACGAGGGCTGGTATTCGGTGCGCGACGAAGCCTTCTACGACGAAAGCGAACTGACCGACGGGGAAGGGGGCATCCGCCTCTCTCCGCAGGGCACGCCGGTCGAATGGACCGTCGAGGAAAGCTGGTTTTTCCGCCTGTCCAGATATCAGGACAAGCTGCTCGCGCTCTACAACGACAATCCCGATTTCATCCGCCCCGAAACTCGCCGCAACGAAGTGATGCGCTTTGTCGAAGGCGGGCTCAAAGACCTTAGCGTATCGCGCACCAGCTTCGACTGGGGCGTGCCTGTGCCGGGTTCGCCGGGGCATGTCATGTATGTGTGGGTCGACGCGCTCACCACCTATTTGTCGGGGCTGGGCTATCCCGATCCCGACAGCGATTTCGGAACATTCTGGCCAGCGAATATCCACATGATCGGCAAGGATATCGTGCGCTTTCATGCCGTTTACTGGCCGGCCTTTCTGATGAGCGCGAACCTGCCGCTGCCCAAGCAGGTGTTCGGCCACGGCTTCCTGCTCAACCGCGGCGAGAAAATGTCGAAGTCGCTCGGCAATGTCGTCGACCCCATGGCGCTCGCCGACCAGTTCGGGGTCGACGCACTGCGGTACTATCTCCTCCGCGAAGTCAGCTTCGGGCAGGACGGTACCTATTCGGCCGACGCGATCGTGCGAACCGCAAACGCCGACCTTGCGAACAGCTTTGGCAATCTCGCTCAACGCAGCTTGTCGATGATTTTCAAGAATTTGCATGGCAAACTTTCGGTCGACTATTCGCCAGCAAATGACGATATAGACCTCCTCGCCGACCTCACCGACATGGCGGCGGCCCGCCTGCCACGCGAATTCGAGCAGCTTGCATTCTCGGTCGGCATCGAGGACTGGATTCGCGCGGTATTCGCCTGCAACCAATATGTCGACACACAGGCGCCGTGGGCGCTGCGCAAGACCGACCCGGAGCGAATGCGGGCGGTGCTGATGACCTTGTTCAGGGCGGTTCGCACCCTGGCGATCGCTATCCGGCCCGTGGTGCCGGCGGCGGCCGACAATCTGCTCGACCAGATGGGTATAGCCGAAGATGCGCGAAATTCCGCGGCGCTCGCCGATAACGACTGGTTTGCGAAACTCTCGGCCAGTGGTTTCACCGTCGGACAACCCGTGGCCATTTTCCCACGCCTCGAACTGCCCGAAGGAGAAGGGGAGGTCTGA
- the hflX gene encoding GTPase HflX, which produces MPEWHSQRLARDLDARAEEARGLALAIGLDVVAVHTLRLRQTRAATLLGVGQIEAIIPDIAAKGVQLVVVDAALSPIQQRNLETAFGTKVIDRTGLILEIFGERAATAEGRLQVELAHLDYQAGRLVRSWTHLERQRGGFGFLGGPGETQIEADRRMIRNRMARIRRSLEDARRTRQLQRSKRQRAPWPVVALVGYTNAGKSTFFNRLTGSDAMAEDMLFATLDPTMREIRLPGIEKAILSDTVGFVSDLPTELVAAFRATLEEVTTADLIVHVRDIAHPDSEAQYDDVRAILNSLGVNGPQDDGEGDAPPAIQQIEIWNKIDTADDERRAAIEEMAARRPDVALISAVTGEGVENARILMASQLTAQHKVRRIYLTYSQGEAAAWLHARGEVLADEPEAEGHVLTVRLDPADSARFERLWPATDVPTP; this is translated from the coding sequence GTGCCCGAATGGCATAGCCAGCGGCTTGCTCGCGACCTTGACGCGCGCGCCGAGGAGGCAAGGGGGCTTGCGCTGGCCATCGGGCTCGATGTCGTTGCGGTGCACACGCTCCGGCTGCGCCAGACGCGCGCCGCGACGTTGCTCGGCGTCGGCCAGATCGAGGCGATCATACCCGATATTGCGGCTAAGGGAGTGCAACTGGTCGTCGTCGACGCGGCGCTTAGCCCGATCCAGCAGCGCAATCTCGAAACCGCGTTTGGCACCAAGGTGATCGACCGCACCGGGCTGATCCTCGAAATCTTCGGCGAGCGCGCCGCCACCGCCGAGGGGCGGCTGCAGGTCGAACTCGCGCATCTCGATTATCAGGCGGGGCGGCTGGTGCGCAGCTGGACACACCTTGAGCGCCAGCGCGGCGGTTTCGGGTTCCTCGGCGGGCCCGGCGAAACGCAGATCGAGGCCGATAGGCGAATGATTCGCAACCGCATGGCGCGCATCCGCCGCAGCCTTGAGGATGCCCGCCGCACACGTCAGTTGCAGCGGTCGAAACGGCAGCGTGCACCGTGGCCGGTGGTGGCGCTCGTTGGCTATACGAACGCCGGAAAATCGACCTTCTTCAATCGGTTGACGGGAAGTGACGCCATGGCGGAAGACATGCTCTTTGCCACGCTAGATCCGACAATGCGCGAGATCCGGCTGCCCGGGATCGAAAAGGCAATCCTGTCGGACACCGTCGGGTTCGTGTCCGACCTGCCGACCGAGCTGGTCGCGGCATTCCGCGCCACGCTCGAGGAGGTCACCACCGCGGATCTCATTGTCCACGTCCGCGATATCGCCCATCCCGATAGCGAGGCGCAATATGACGACGTCCGCGCGATCCTGAACTCGCTCGGTGTCAACGGACCGCAGGACGACGGGGAGGGCGATGCACCGCCGGCGATCCAGCAGATCGAAATTTGGAACAAGATCGATACCGCCGATGACGAACGACGTGCAGCAATCGAGGAAATGGCGGCGCGGCGCCCAGATGTCGCGCTGATCTCGGCGGTAACGGGCGAGGGCGTTGAGAACGCGCGCATTCTGATGGCGTCGCAATTGACCGCGCAGCACAAGGTCCGGCGCATCTATCTGACCTATAGCCAAGGCGAAGCGGCGGCATGGCTCCACGCGCGCGGCGAAGTGCTGGCGGATGAACCCGAGGCCGAAGGGCATGTCCTGACTGTCCGGCTCGATCCCGCCGACAGCGCGCGGTTCGAGCGACTATGGCCCGCTACCGACGTTCCGACACCTTAA
- a CDS encoding TatD family hydrolase translates to MLVDSHCHLNYKGLAEQQGEVLERARVRGVTAMLNIATRESEWDDVLAAAEANDDVWASVGIHPHDADHHPDVDTAKLVERAAHPRVIGIGETGLDYYYDKSDRARQQDSFRRHIHASQQTGLPIIVHTRDAEEDTLRLLGEEMGKAEFPGVIHCFTASDNFARKALDLGLFISISGIVTFKNASDLQATAKWLPQDRLLIETDSPFLAPVPHRGKTGEPAFVADTLAFLAYLRGEDAETLRAVTAANFYTLFNKALP, encoded by the coding sequence ATGCTCGTCGATTCGCACTGCCACCTCAACTACAAAGGCCTCGCCGAGCAGCAGGGCGAAGTGCTGGAACGCGCCCGCGTTCGCGGCGTCACCGCGATGCTCAACATCGCGACGCGCGAAAGCGAATGGGACGATGTGCTCGCGGCCGCCGAAGCGAACGACGACGTCTGGGCCAGCGTCGGCATCCATCCGCACGACGCCGACCATCACCCCGATGTCGATACCGCGAAGCTCGTTGAGCGTGCTGCGCATCCGCGGGTAATCGGGATCGGCGAGACCGGGCTCGACTATTATTACGACAAGAGCGACCGCGCACGGCAGCAGGACAGTTTCCGCCGCCACATCCACGCGTCGCAGCAGACCGGCCTGCCGATCATCGTCCACACGCGCGATGCCGAGGAAGATACGCTTAGGCTGCTCGGCGAGGAAATGGGGAAGGCCGAATTTCCGGGCGTGATCCACTGCTTCACTGCAAGCGATAACTTCGCGCGCAAGGCGCTCGATCTCGGGCTCTTCATCTCGATCTCGGGCATCGTGACGTTCAAGAACGCCTCCGACCTACAGGCGACGGCGAAATGGTTGCCGCAGGACCGTCTGCTGATCGAGACCGATTCCCCCTTCCTCGCCCCCGTCCCGCATCGAGGCAAGACCGGCGAGCCGGCTTTTGTCGCCGATACGCTCGCTTTCCTCGCCTACTTGCGTGGAGAGGACGCGGAAACACTCAGGGCGGTGACAGCCGCCAATTTCTACACGCTTTTCAACAAGGCGCTGCCATGA
- the mazG gene encoding nucleoside triphosphate pyrophosphohydrolase → MAETATQSPIDRLLAIMARLRNPDGGCEWDLAQDFSTIAPYTIEEAYEVADAIAGGDPAAICEELGDLLLQVVFQSQIATDDGLFGFNDVANAISDKMERRHPHIFGDGKTDDVRQQWEQIKAAERSADGGAAGALTGVASSLPALLRAQKLQGRAARVGFDWPDTKGPLAKIDEEMAEVAQATNDDERHEEVGDLLFAVVNYARKLGVDAEGALRDANMKFARRFAAMEELAGGSLSGLSLDVQESHWLAVKVSERR, encoded by the coding sequence ATGGCCGAGACGGCAACCCAATCCCCCATCGACCGCCTGCTCGCCATCATGGCGCGATTGCGCAATCCCGATGGCGGCTGCGAATGGGATCTGGCGCAGGACTTCTCGACGATCGCGCCCTACACGATCGAAGAAGCCTATGAGGTCGCCGACGCGATCGCCGGCGGCGATCCTGCGGCCATTTGCGAAGAGCTTGGCGACCTGTTGCTCCAGGTCGTCTTTCAAAGCCAGATTGCGACCGATGACGGCCTGTTCGGCTTCAACGATGTCGCCAATGCGATCAGCGACAAGATGGAGCGCCGGCACCCGCATATTTTCGGCGATGGCAAGACCGACGACGTGCGCCAGCAATGGGAACAGATCAAGGCGGCCGAGCGATCGGCCGACGGTGGCGCAGCGGGCGCGCTCACGGGCGTCGCTTCGTCTTTGCCCGCATTGTTGCGCGCGCAAAAGCTGCAGGGCCGCGCCGCGCGCGTTGGTTTCGACTGGCCCGACACCAAAGGGCCGCTTGCGAAGATCGACGAAGAAATGGCCGAGGTCGCGCAAGCAACGAACGATGACGAGCGGCATGAGGAAGTCGGCGACCTGCTGTTCGCGGTCGTCAATTATGCGCGCAAGTTGGGTGTCGATGCCGAAGGTGCGCTGCGCGATGCCAATATGAAATTCGCGCGCCGGTTTGCGGCGATGGAAGAGCTCGCAGGTGGCAGCCTGTCGGGGCTTTCGCTCGACGTGCAGGAAAGCCATTGGCTGGCGGTTAAGGTGTCGGAACGTCGGTAG
- a CDS encoding MBL fold metallo-hydrolase: protein MRLRILGCGTSSGVPRIGNDWGQCDPDNPRNLRSRASIMVSLGGFRILVDTSPDMRLQLLDAGVGEIDAVIWTHEHADHTHGLDDLRQVMHLRRSAVPVYARDHVLDILKWRFTYAFAGNAGYPASVDPIDLHDHQSIGPIEVSAIEMPHGPIKASGLIFSDGAHKIAYATDFSKFTDEMVDFFQGVDLFVIDALRRYPHPTHPHLAMTLEGLAKVGNPRAIITHMDNTMDYEDLAAELPPGVEPGYDGLEVQL, encoded by the coding sequence ATGAGGCTGAGAATCCTCGGTTGCGGCACTTCTTCGGGCGTCCCGCGCATCGGCAATGACTGGGGGCAGTGCGATCCCGACAATCCGCGAAATCTCCGCAGCCGAGCTTCTATCATGGTGTCGCTCGGCGGCTTTCGTATCCTTGTCGACACCAGCCCCGATATGCGGCTCCAACTGCTCGACGCGGGCGTGGGTGAAATCGATGCCGTAATCTGGACCCACGAGCATGCCGACCATACGCACGGCCTCGACGATCTTCGACAGGTCATGCATCTGCGCCGATCAGCGGTGCCGGTCTATGCGCGCGACCATGTGCTCGACATCCTGAAATGGCGCTTCACCTATGCTTTTGCCGGCAACGCCGGATATCCAGCGTCGGTTGATCCGATCGACCTTCACGATCATCAATCGATCGGCCCTATCGAAGTATCGGCGATCGAAATGCCGCACGGGCCGATCAAGGCGTCTGGGTTGATCTTCAGCGACGGTGCGCACAAGATCGCTTATGCAACTGACTTCTCGAAATTTACCGACGAAATGGTCGATTTTTTCCAAGGCGTCGACCTGTTCGTCATCGATGCGCTGCGCCGCTATCCGCATCCGACGCATCCGCATCTGGCGATGACGCTCGAAGGTCTTGCGAAGGTCGGCAATCCGCGCGCAATCATCACGCATATGGACAATACGATGGATTATGAAGACCTTGCGGCCGAATTGCCGCCGGGTGTCGAACCGGGATATGATGGGCTGGAGGTGCAGCTATGA